The following are from one region of the Ornithorhynchus anatinus isolate Pmale09 chromosome X1, mOrnAna1.pri.v4, whole genome shotgun sequence genome:
- the LOC103164703 gene encoding T-cell immunoglobulin and mucin domain-containing protein 4 — MYKLVMLLWIVGQVSTVCAASEKLVQGVVGQSVQLPCSYGRQDGRREVCWGRGRCSLFNCGDQILQTDGWKVTSRKSSKYQLNSPLSQGNVTLTIMDANEDDSGVYCCRIVVPGWFNDIKNNVNLQIRKGSLVEASLV, encoded by the exons ATGTACAAGTTGGTGATGCTTCTGTGGATCGTGGGGCAGGTCTCCACAG TTTGTGCCGCATCTGAGAAACTAGTGCAAGGTGTAGTGGGCCAGTCTGTACAATTACCCTGCTCCTACGGAAGACAGGATGGCAGAAGAGAAGtatgctgggggaggggcagatgCTCTCTTTTTAATTGCGGTGATCAAATTCTCCAAACTGATGGGTGGAAGGTGACCTCTAGGAAGTCATCCAAATACCAACTCAACAGTCCTCTCAGTCAAGGGAACGTGACCCTCACGATCATGGATGCCAATGAAGATGATAGTGGTGTGTACTGCTGCCGGATAGTAGTTCCTGGATGGTTCAATGACATAAAAAATAATGTGAATCTGCAAATAAGAAAAG GTTCTCTTGTGGAGGCCTCTTTGGTGTGA